In Longimicrobium terrae, the genomic window CCCGATGACCACGCGGTGGTCGCCGCCCGGGTGCGTTTCCCACACGTCGCACACGAGGGAGACGATCGCGCCGCGCAGCACCGGATCGCCCTCCGTGAAGCGGCCTGGACTGACGGGCATCCGCTGCGCGAAGTCGCTGGCCACGCGCCGATCGTCCGCTGCGAGCAGGTTGAGGGTGAAGCTCCCCGCTTCCTCCAGCACGTACAGCACGGCCGCTTCGTTGCCCACGCACGCCAGCACCAGCGGCGGACTGGCGGAGAGCGGCGTGAATGCGGTGAGGGTGATGGCCTCCACCTCGTCGCCGTCGCGCGCGGCGAGAACGGCCACGCCGCTGGCCCAGCGCGCCACCGCCTCGCGGAAATCAGACGCGCGCACCTCGCCCGCCTCGCCG contains:
- a CDS encoding flavin reductase family protein, whose translation is MTRPIQATIRTRDDDDGEAGEVRASDFREAVARWASGVAVLAARDGDEVEAITLTAFTPLSASPPLVLACVGNEAAVLYVLEEAGSFTLNLLAADDRRVASDFAQRMPVSPGRFTEGDPVLRGAIVSLVCDVWETHPGGDHRVVIGRVRRIVTGEEADPLLYYHREYRALAAPR